The following proteins are co-located in the Engraulis encrasicolus isolate BLACKSEA-1 chromosome 2, IST_EnEncr_1.0, whole genome shotgun sequence genome:
- the tmeff1a gene encoding tomoregulin-1, whose protein sequence is EQRSDLRVCDDSTCQYGGLCQEDGGQMKCVCQFQCPSSFVPVCGSNGDSYQSECYLRQAACAQQTGITLVAQGPCYADDGSGSGDDESESSGVDPIRRSSKCSACQYGADCDEDSEDVCVCNIDCSGHNENEVCGSDGRSYANPCLLREASCMKQEQIDIRHLGTCKACEMRNNSATCRMMYVVPDGQRLLYVLIAAILAATQITIIIAVIICMAW, encoded by the exons gagcagaggagtgatctgcgtgtgtgtgatgactccACGTGTCAGTATGGAGGGCTGTGCCAAGAAGATGGAGgtcagatgaagtgtgtgtgtcagtttcag tgtccCAGTAGCTTTGTGCCAGTGTGTGGCTCCAACGGGGACAGCTACCAGAGCGAGTGCTACCTCCGGCAGGCAGCGTGTGCACAGCAGACAGGCATCACTCTGGTGGCCCAGGGACCCTGCTATGCTG aTGACGGATCTGGATCAGGAGATGACG agagtgaGTCCTCTGGTGTAGACCCCATCAGGAGGTCCAGCAAGTGCAGCGCGTGCCAATACGGAGCCGACTGTGATGAGGACTCAGAAGACgt GTGCGTATGCAACATCGACTGCAGCGGGCACAATGAGAACGAGGTGTGTGGCAGTGACGGGCGCTCCTACGCCAACCCCTGCCTGCTGCGGGAGGCCTCCTGCATGAAACAGGAGCAGATCGACATCAGGCACCTGGGCACCTGCAAag CATGTGAGATGAGGAACAACTCCGCAACttgcag GATGATGTACGTGGTGCCTGATGGCCAGAGGCTGCTCTACGTCCTCATCGCCGCCATCCTCGCCGCCACACAGATCACCATCATCATTGCCGTCATCATATGCATGGCATGGTAA
- the LOC134461365 gene encoding armadillo repeat-containing protein 1-like → MSAEPDALAVAQQLRELAADPLNRPAIVEDRGCLPGLILLLDHGNPQVVYTALQALRYLAECRSNREKMKTELGMVLSLQNVIEKVGSPGETCVLAGEVLECLKSAGGGEEDGGGGGGGSGSGEDSEGGAGASEPQYSCRKPRFFLGNANKRAKTLTLQIHGLDDTGRRSMCEEALLKVRGVISFTFQMEQRRCIIRIRSDLTAETLGAAITSTGVLTAEQVVKREDGSEMLVPCVPGECKCQTPEECVCRSHRAGMPEYLPEDESPAVETHRAISGNPFGQDSASWLNTATNFLSRSFYW, encoded by the exons ATGAGTGCGGAGCCGGACGCGCTCGCCGTGGCCCAGCAGCTTCGTGAGCTGGCGGCAGACCCCTTAAACCGCCCTGCCATCGTCGAGGACCGGGGATGCCTACCTGGACTCATCTTGCTGCTGGACCACGGAAATCCACAGGTGGTCTACACCGCGTTGCAG gcgctGAGGTATCTGGCTGAGTGTCGCTCCAACAGGGAGAAGATGAAGACAGAACTGGGAATGGTGCTGAGCCTTCAGAATGTTATAGAaaa ggtggGCAGTCCCGGGGAGACGTGTGTGCTGGCGGGGGAGGTGCTGGAGTGCCTGAAGAGTGCGGGGGGTGGCGAGGAGGATGGCGGGGGCGGCGgcggtgggagtgggagtggtgaGGATTCCGAGGGGGGCGCGGGGGCGTCGGAGCCCCAGTACAGCTGCAGGAAGCCTCGCTTCTTCCTGGGCAACGCCAACAAGCGCGCCAAGACGCTCACGCTGCAGATCCACGGCCTGGACGAcacg ggtcgtaGGAGTATGTGTGAGGAGGCTCTGCTGAAGGTCAGGGGGGTCATCAGCTTCACCTTCCAGATGGAGCAGAGGAGATGCATCATCCGCATCAGATCGGACCTCACCgccgag actttAGGTGCTGCCATTACTTCCACTGGAGTCCTGACAGCTGAACAGGTGGTGAAGAGAGAAGACGGATCAGAG atGCTGGTGCCGTGTGTGCCAGGGGAGTGTAAGTGCCAGACGCCGGAGGAGTGCGTGTGTCGGTCCCACAGGGCGGGCATGCCCGAGTACCTGCCGGAGGACGAGAGCCCTGCCGTGGAGACACACCGCGCCATCAGCGGCAACCCCTTCGGCCAGGACTCGGCCAGCTGGCTCAACACCGCCACCAACTTCCTGTCACGTTCCTTCTACTGGTGA